The following DNA comes from Lentibacillus sp. Marseille-P4043.
TATCCAAGCGGGAATCAAAACAATTGAAGACGTTACCGAACAAACAACTGTACTATCAGAGGAACAATCCCAATCGATGGAACAGACAGTTGTATCCTTTTCAACTATAAAGGATAATGTTAACGGAATATCGAATCAGCTTCAGCAGTTAACAGGAGATTTGAAGGATTCAAGTGATATGAGTTCAACAATTGTATCATCTATCCAAAATATTAGTGCTGTAACAGAGGAAACAGCTGCAGGTACAGAAGAAATTGCCGCATCTGTTGAAGAACAGCAGCGCTCATTCCAGCAAGTTCATCAACAAGTAAGCCAGCTTGAAGACATGATCGATGAACTGGATAAGGAATTAAATCAATTTAAGCTTTAGAAGAATAAAAAAGTGCCGCGTATACAATTAACGGGTTCTCTTTAAGGTTGCAAAACAACAAATAACAATATAAATGGGGTGCAAAATCACATACAGTATCGCACCCTTATTTTTGTAGTTATATCAATGCATTTGGCTATTTGTTGGTTAAAATAGCATGATAAATAGCAATAACTTTAGCAGAGTGGGAATAGATATTCTCACTCTGCTATTTTATTTGATAAACTACCAGTTATTTTACAAGTGGAAATCAAAAAGGCTCGGTTCCGATTGTGGATGACATAAACTTTATATTGTTGACTCTCACATCCTCGCTTAATTTAGTGCTGGAAAACCGCTTCGGCAGAATACTTCGCTTTCCGCGGGCACGGCCTCAGCCTCCTCGAGAAAATCACTCTGCGGGGTCTTCGGACACGTGCTGTTCCCGCAGGAGTCTACGTATTCTGCCTACGCTAGTTAAGATTATCTAACTTAAAATTGTTGTCCCTGATTGCTATCCAGCGGAAGAAAAACACGGAGACTCCTGTGGGAGAAGAGGCCTAGGTGAGACCCCGCAGTGCGACAGCACGAGGAGGCTCATCAGCCGCCCACGGAAAGCGCAGTGTTTTTCTGGAGCGGCCATTTGTAGCAGAACCAGAAATCTCCCAATAAATTTTCTATCACCAACAAATATTAGAAGTTAATACTACTGTAAATTGCCCTGATGTTTTTGTTGTAAATTTTTCTGTGATTTGAGATGTTTTTCTCTTGTTTGCACCTCTAAAGAGAACCCGTTAGTATACAATGCGGCACTTTTTTACTGTGCATTAAAGGATTCTTTTCAATGGTTCAACATTCTCAAGTAAAAACACAACCCCCCCTAATAAATCCTGATCTAGAAAGGTTCGTATAATGACAAGATTCTGATCCCTATATTGTTAAACTTAATAAGTTAAAATATTTACAAAAAGGTGAATTTATTGTACATTATAAAGGAATTCCATATATAAATAACTGATAAATAGAATAAATAATTTCGGAGGTAGTCTATGCTGCTTGAAGTGGATAAATTGGAAAAGGGCTTTAAGACGAAAAGAAATAATATTTTTAAAGTGGTGCGTTCAATAAATTTGGAGCTATCGGCGGGTGATATCACTGCGTTTTTAGGGCCAAATGGTGCAGGGAAAACTACAACAATAAAAATGATTGCTGGATTAATAGATCCTAGCGGCGGAGATGTTTTAATTAATGGGAATAGTATAATTAGAAAACGTAGTAGCGCACTCAACTATTTTGGAGCTGTGTTAGAAGGTAACAGAAATTTATATTGGCGTCTTACGCCGTTAGAAAACTTTGAATATTGGGCAGGGATTAAGGGAGTACCACGGTCTAAAGCCTTGGAGAGAGGACGAGAATTAATGTGCTATTTTGGTTTGGAAGATAAGCTTAATACTACTGTCCAACAATTAAGCAGAGGCATGCAACAGCAGGTCGCCATATGTACTGCTCTCATCCATTCACCACCATTACTATTATTAGATGAACCTACATTGGGATTGGATCTTAATGCATCAGATCGCATTCAAGCTTTAATAAAAGACCTTTCGAGTAGACATAATGTCGGGATTTTGTTAACAACACATCAAATGGAGGTAGCAGAGCGATTATCTGATCATGTGGTTATTATTAATAGGGGTAAGATAATCAAACGAGGAAAGACAAAAGATGTACTGGAACATTTTAATGATCGAACGTACATATTTGAATCTGAAGAGCCAATATCCGATAAATTAAAGCGTTTATTGGAACCATATAATCCGGAATATATAAATCCAGCATCATTTAAGGTTTTATTGTATGGGTTACAAACTCCTTATGATATTATTCGCGTGCTTGAACCTTACCCAATTGTACGTTTTCAAAAAGATAGCACCGATTTGGCAACAGCTTTTCGATACTATACAAACAATGATGAACTTATGATACAAGGAGCTGAAGAAGATAAATAATGATTAGAATGATTTTAACGGCTTTTATTGCTGAATTCCATCGAAACTTTATTGAGTTCAAGCGTTATCCAACTGAGTTTATAAGCCAAGTATTTTTGGTTGTAGTAATTTTTTATGGTTTATTTTTGGGAGGGAAATATGTTACTGGTGGCGATATACTGGGGGATCGGCTTAGTGCTGTGATCATTAGTTATATCCTGTGGGTTTTGGTTTTGGATGCCATTGGGGATATGGGGTTTCACATATCGGAGGAATCTCAAAACGGTACCTTGGAACAAATTTTTCTTAGTCCTTTAGGCGCTACACTAGTATTACTTTTGCGGAATATAGCTAATCTTTTTTATATTATTTTCTTTATCATTATTGCTCTTATCTGTATTATGGTGCTGACTGGTAATTATTTAAGTTTTTCAGTGATAGATGTGATCCCATTGTTAATGGCTATTGGAGTTGCTGTCGGAATTGGATATTTAGTTGCTAGTATAACAATCGTTTTCAAACGAATAGATCAATTTCTTAACATGTTGCAATTTGGTCTTTTGTTTGTAATTATGACCCCATTTACAGACTTTGATGGTGCTTGGGGAACAATTTTCATGTTTATCCCTTTTGCACCGATTGTAGGTTTACTAAAGCAGATGGTAATTGAAGGTTCTACACTTTTTGAGAACGGATCTTTATTTTGGTATGGAATTTGCAACTTGTTGATTTGGATGGGTATTGGTCTATTTACATTTCGATTGGCCAGTAATCATGCAAGGAAGATGGGAACACTTGGACATTATTAAAGCAAAATTGCCTTTGCAATGATCACCTCGTATGCTGTTTATATTTACACTTGTTTACAACTTCTTTAAATTGTGAAATTGAAAGTGTAATTGTTACGTTTTATTATGAAAGACTTGAGAAAACTCAATTTCGTTTTTTTAGTCCCCTCGGGTTGAGGGGACAATTTCTTGACTTTTTTTGACACTTTTCTTTTTGCTGTTATAAGATATCCTCCAAACGTCTTGTCCTTTTCTTGTGTCTGGTTAGTCGAGCAGTAGCTTTTTCTGACCCTTCCTGTTTTTAACTCTTCAGATAAACGAAAAATGCATATCAAGGAAAAACACCATACCGATTGATATGCTGTTTTTTTGTTATTTCTTATGAATCTTCACGTTATCTGAACCACTTAAAATATGATATGATCGGATACAAATGGAAAGGATGCGGATAGATGATATATTTGCTTTTTTTAGTTATCCTGTTACTATTGGTTTTCATTATGTATATGGTTTATCAAGCACATCATGATACAATCAATTATCAAACGATTCATGACACTGTACAACCAATCGGGTTTGACAACTTCCGGATCTTTTTCATATCAGATATTCATCGACGAATAATCCGCGATGCTACACTAGAATCCATAACAGAAAAAATGGATATTGTGATTATCGGTGGAGATCTTACGGAAAAGGGTGTCCCACTTGAGCGAACAAAAACCAACATTAAAAAGTTAAAACGCTGGAATGCACCGATTTATTTTGTATGGGGAAATAATGATTATGAGGCAGATTATCCTTCTATTGCTAAACTGTTATCAGAAGAAGGCGTAATCATTTTAGCGAACACTCACACTGACATAACAGCCGAAAACGGGGATATGCTGAGCATTTTAGGCTTGGATTGTAGTTATTACCGAGAAGCACGGATGGACCTTGCGATGGAACATGCAAAAGGAGATTTCTACATATTAGCAACTCATGCACCACGCACGTTTTATGACTTAGAAGCAGAAGAACAGCGGAAAGCCAACCTCGTATTAGCCGGACATACCCATGGAGGGCAAATTCGCATAGCTGGATTTGGGCCGTATCAGAGGGGTAGTTTTCACAAACATCATCATTCCAATGTTCTTGTTAGTGAAGGTTATGGCTATACCAGATTGCCATTTCGCTTAGGCACAAACGCTGAATGTCACGTACTAACTTTGAAAAAACAAGCAAAATGATCCTTTTCAAATAGTTCAACAATTGCTCCCTATGCATATAGTATAGTAAGAGCACAAAAATTTAGGATCTAAATTAGACTATATTGCTAAGTAAAGGAGGATGCTACATGCGTATTGAACGGGTATCCGATAGTCAATTTACCATATTCTTAACGTTTGATGATTTAGTTGAACGTGGTTTTACAAAAGATGATTTATGGGAAGATGTTACTGGAGTCAGAAATTTGTTTAGCGATATGATGTATGAAGCAAGTAGTGAATTAGGGTTTGAGTTAGAAGGAATGCTGCTTGTACAAGTTCATTTGATGCAAGCACAGGGTATGCATGTGATTGTTACACAAAAAATAGAAAATATAAACTGGGATGAGGATTTTATTGAAATGAAAGTTACCTTGGATGAAAGCAAAGAATTGATTTTTTCTTTTGATGAATTCGAGGATATTATACAAGTATCTTCTTACTTATTAGCACAATCCATTACTGGTGGCCAAATTTATCATATGAATGAACGTTATTATATGCTACTGGAAGATGTCGATTTAAATAAAAACAATCGAGAGCATGTTATTGCGATCATGTCCGAGTTTTCATCGCCAAGCATTATCACCTCAACAAGATTAATGGAATATGGCAAAATTATCATGGGAACAAATGCAGTAAAAACAATTATTGACACGTTTTATTGATCCGGTTATGATTGGCCTGGTGCGTTTAGGGGAAATAAATATGAATGATCCAAATTATACGTAGCTGTCACTCTATTCACCTGAAATAGTTGAGGTAGAAAAAGTATAAAATAGGTCATTTGCAACACCCAAAACCTTCTAAAAACAGGGTCTAAGGAAATCGCTTTCATTGGCGGTTAAAATAAATAGATAAAATGGCTTTATTTTATTGCATATTTATGATGAAGGTGTATACTAATCTCTGAGTACAGCTATTATATAAAATATTTATGGATATTCTAGGAGGTAAATTCATGGTAGCCGATAAAGCAGCAGATTCTACCAAAGAAAAAAGTAATCAAAAAATGGATGTATTAAGTTCAACACGTACTGTTGTAAAAAATGCGTTGGATAAATTGGGTTACCCTGATGAAGTATTTGAATTATTAAAAGACCCGATTCGCATGATGACTGTAAGAATCCCTGTCAGAATGGATGATGGTTCCATCAAAATTTTCACAGGTTATCGTGCTCAACATAACGATGCAGTCGGTCCAACTAAAGGTGGCGTTCGATTCCATCCGGATGTAACCGAAACAGAAGTCAAAGCATTATCCATCTGGATGAGTTTAAAAGCTGGTATCGTTGATTTGCCTTACGGTGGGGGTAAAGGCGGAATTATTTGTGATCCACGTGAAATGTCATTCCGTGAATTGGAAGGCTTGAGTCGTGGGTATGTTCGTGCAATTAGTCAAATTGTTGGTCCAAACAAAGACATTCCTGCACCAGATGTATTTACAAATTCACAAATCATGGCATGGATGATGGATGAATACAGTCGTATTGATGAATTTAATAGTCCAGGATTTATTACTGGTAAACCGATCGTGCTTGGTGGTTCGCACGGGAGAGAATCTGCAACTGCAAAAGGTGTTACAATTGTTATTAATGAAGCAGCAAAGAAAAAAGGAATTGATGTAAAAGGGGCAAGGGTAGTTGTCCAAGGCTTCGGAAACGCTGGAAGCTTTTTATCTAAATTCTTACATGATGCAGGCGCTAAAGTAGTCGGTATTTCTGACGCTTACGGTGCGCTTCATGATCCAAACGGACTTGATATTGATTATTTATTAGACAGAAGAGATAGCTTTGGTACCGTTACAAAACTATTCAATAATACCATAACAAATGAAGAGTTACTTGAATTAGATTGTGACATTCTAGTACCTGCTGCAGTGGAAAATCAAATTACGGAACAAAATGCTAATAACATTAAAGCAAGTATTGTCGTTGAGGCTGCAAACGGTCCGACAACACTTGAAGCAACAAAAATATTAACGGAACGCGGTATCTTGCTTGTTCCCGATGTACTTTCATCTGCAGGCGGTGTAACCGTTTCTTATTTCGAATGGGTGCAAAATAATCAAGGATATTACTGGCCTGAAGAAGAAATTGAAGAAAAACTGCAAAACATTATGGTTAAATCATTTAACGCGATTTATGACACTGCACAAACTAGACGCGTTGATATGCGCTTAGCTGCATATATGATTGGTGTACGCAAAATGGCCGAAGCGGCAAGATTCCGTGGCTGGGTTTAATTCTTAAATCGTATATTCTCAAACTGAATAAATGACGGAAAAACTCTTATCATGTATAGTTAGATAGGAGTTTTTTCTTTGTATGTGAAAAAGAATTTGGCTAGAAGTAAAGAAAAGGAAGTGCGTACGATGCAGAAGGAAGATACGATTATTATCGGTGGGGGTCCATGTGGTCTGTCGTGTGCCATTGAATTGCAAAACCGTGGTATTACTCCGTTAATTATAGAAAAAGAGAATGTAGTGAATACCATTTATCAGTTCCCAACCCACCAAACATTTTTCAGTTCAAGCGATAGATTAGAAATAGGCGGTAATCTGTTTGTTACCGAAAAACAAAAACCAGTTCGAGTTCAGGCATTAACCTATTACCGTGCTGTTGCCGAGCGGGAAAATATACGAATAAATGCGTTTGAAAAAGTCATTGATATTAAAAAATCGACAAATGGTTTTGATGTAACAACAGAAAAAGATAATGGAGAGACACGATCCTATCAAGCAAATCACGTGGTTATTGCAACTGGCTATTATGATCAACCGAATACAATGAATATCCCTGGCGAAAACCTAGAAAAAGTTAGGCATTATTTTAAAGAAGCACACCCCTATTTCAATAAGGATGTAGTTGTGATCGGTGGAAAAAACTCTGCTGTTGACGCAACATTGGAGTTGCATAAGGCTGGTGCTCGCGTAACTGTTTTATATCGTGGTGGTACGTATTCAAAAAGTATAAAACCGTGGATTTTACCAGAATTTGATTCGTTAGTCCGCAAAGACATCGTCCATATGGATTTTAATGCACACATTACAGAAATTACAGAGGATGCTGTTTATTATATGGTGGATGGGGAAACGAAAAAAGTTGACAGTGACTATGTATTTGCTATGACCGGTTATAAACCAGATCACCAACTTTTGAAAAATAGTGGCATCACGGTAAATGAAACAAATGGAAAACCACAATTTGATCCAGACACAATGGAAACGAATATACCAGGAATTTATGTGGCAGGTGTAGTAGCTGCTGGCTATAATAACAATGAGATTTTTATTGAAAATGGCAGGTATCATGGTGAAATAATAGCTAATTCGATTATAAATAAATGATAATAAGGCTAACAATAAAAGGATGGACAGGTTACCAATTGTAACCACCCATCCTTTTTCATAAGCTGTTTTCTAAGATTGTTGCTTGTTTCTTAATAGATATAAACTGCGACATAGTGATAATTCATTTTGTGAATCTTTCTCTCATTCTAATATGTGCTGAGTGGATCAATCCGAACGAGACTCTGGCGGGACTTCTTAGTTACGTCGCATTCTATATCAACTACGAAATTTAAAAGCAACAAACATTACGAAAAGAGCTTTTTCCATACAACAGTACTTTATTCTGCAAATATATTCGTCAACGTATCATGATCATGTTGCTGTTGCTCTAAGGCAATTAATAACTTTATGCGTGCCTTAGGTCCAGTAAGGCCATTAGCTAAGATAACACCCATTTCTTTTAACTGCTTGCCACCACCATCATAACCATATGTTGGTTGGACAATACCTTGATAACACCTGGAAACAAGAATGACTGGGATTTGCTGCTTTATCAATGCTTGAATAGGTGTAATGGTGTCTTTAGGTAAATTTCCTTGGCCAAGTCCTTCAATAACAAGTCCATCCGGTTCGGTTTGCTGCACAGCTTCGATTAATTGCCCGTCCATTCCCGCAAAGGCTTTTAGTAAAAACACATTTTTTGTCACGTTGTTAATTGGATACGTGTGTCTAGCAATTATGGTATGATGAAAAATAATGGCATCCTTTGTTATAATTCCGATCGGACCGTACTGTGGACTCTGGAACGTTGCAACATTACTCGTCGATGTCTTTGTTACATTTGCCGCGGTATGAATCTCATCATTCATGACAACGAGCACACCTTTTTGGGAAGCAGCATTCTCCACCGCAACCCTTAATGAACTAATTAAGTTATACAGTGCATCAGATCCTATCTCATTACTCGAACGCATCGCACCAGTCAAAATAACGGGTTTATCTGTCTGAACAACTTGATCGAGAAAATAAGCTGTTTCTTCCAATGTGTCTGTACCATGTGTAACAACAATTCCGTCATATACAGCACTCTTTTGATCAATGATTGTTGCTAGTTCCAGCATATGTTTTGGCGTAATTTGTGGAGAAGGAAGTTTAAATGCAATATTTTCATCTACATTGGCATAGGATTTGAAATGGTACGCTATGTTTGATAATGGATGTTTGTTTGTTGTGGTGACTTCACCTGTTTCTTTATTTTCCAGCATGGAGATGGTTCCACCTGTATGGATGATTAAAATATTTTTCAACTACATCACGTCCTCTGTCTGTTTGTTAATTGTAAGCTGCCTAACCACCTGGTGAATTTGCTATTTTCTTTCATGCTACTTAATGATACGATAAAACTATTATAATTGGAAAGAGGTCTTTCGTAATGTTTGCGATACTTTCCGCCGGTATAGCGCCTGCTTTTGCTTTAATGGCTTTCTTTTATTTAAAAGATCGTTTTACAGAACCTTTAGGATTAATCATACGGATTTTCACCTATGGAGCGTTACTTGTATTCCCAATTATGTTCCTGCAATACGCGTTTCAGGCTGAGGGAATCGTGACAAGTCCAGTCATCAATTCCTTTATTTTGGGTGGTTTAATAGAAGAATTTTTCAAATGGTTTATTTTCATATATGTGATCTATCATCATACTGAATTTGATGCTCATTATGATGGAATCGTATACGCTGTTGCCATAAGCCTTGGTTTTGCAACGGTTGAAAACTTATTATACTTGTTGACAAATGGGATCGGTTACGCTTTTTCCAGGGCATTGTTTCCTGTTTCATCCCATGCCTTATTCGCTGTTAGTATGGGATATTACTTTGGCAAAGCAAAACTGAATCAACAACACCGAAAACGAAACATGATGTTCGCTTTGGTTGTCCCATTTTTACTGCATGGCACGTATAACTACATTTTAAAAACTATTACAAGTGATTGGTTATTTTTGTTGATCCCTTTTATGATTGTGCTCTGGGTATATAGTTTGCGAAAAGTTAAGATAGCAAATCAACAACCAACACATAACCTTATCTTACAAGAAAAACAACGTGCATAGAATCCTCTGCAAATCATACTTGCGGAGGATTTTTTACGTTCTCATTTCCAAGTCATCCACAACCTATTTTATATACATGAATAAAAAGGACATTTAATCAAAAAATAGATATCAATAATGGAAGAGTAGGAGGAAGAAGTATGACCTTTAAAAAAATGTCCCTTTTATTTATTATTATATGTTTTTTTACAATCGGACTGCAAACTTCCCAAAACCCTAATGTTGTACACGCTTTTAGTAACCAAGTAATTCAGCATGGGGCGTCTGGTGAAGATGTAATCGAATTGCAGGCAAGGTTGCAATATCTGGGATTTTACAATGGAAATATCGACGGTGTGTTTGGTTGGGGGACATATTGGGCATTACGGAATTTTCAATATGAGTTTGGAATGGACATTGATGGATTAGCAGGTAAAACTACGAAACAAAAACTGGTAAAGGCAAGTGAGTACGATAAACAATATGTACATGAACAAATTAATAAAGGAAATGACTTTACCAACTATGGCGGAGTGGACAAAGAAAAGCAAACAAAACCTAAGGCAAAACCGAATCAGTCAGCAAACAAACCTAATACGAATACAGATCAGACATCGACAACTGCAGTAAATGTTCCACAGGGGTATTCTCAAAACGATATTAAATTGTTGGCCAATGCCGTACATGGAGAATCACGTGGTGAACCATATATCGGTCAGGTTGCGGTTGCTGCTGTTATTTTAAATCGGGTTGAAAGCTCAACTTTTCCAGATACTGTATCGGGTGTAATTTTTGAACCAAGAGCATTTACAGCAGTTGCTGATGGTCAAATTTGGTTAACGCCAAACGAAACCTCCAAACAAGCCGTTCTTGATGCTCTTAACGGCTGGGATCCAACAGGTAATGCGTTGTATTATTTTAATCCCAATACCGCAACGTCGGCTTGGATTTGGTCACGGCCACAAATTAAAAAAATCGGCAAACATATATTTTGTAAATAGGAAGGTGTGATAGGAATGATACGATGGATTTTAATTACTGTACTAACGATCGGGCTTATTGGTGTCGGGGTTTGGGGATACCAAGAACATCGAGAGAAAAATGCTGTACTGATTCAGGCTGAAAACACGTATCAACGATCATTTCATGAACTTTCTTACCATATGGATTTATTAAATGACAAAATTGGTACAGCGCTAGCAATGAATTCTAGAGATACATTGTCCCCACAATTGGTAGAAATTTGGCGAATTACGTCAGATGCTTTATCCAATGTTGGACAATTACCACTCTCGTTGCTGCCATTTAATAAGACAGAAGAATTTTTATCAAATATCGGTGATTTCACCTATAAAACTGCTGTACGAGACCTAGGAGAAGAGCCGCTTTCCGATAAAGAAACGAAGACATTAGAATCATTATATAAACAATCTGGCGACCTTACGAAAGAATTACGCCAAGTCCAGCATGTTGTCTTAGATAATAATCTGCGCTGGATGGATGTTCAGCTTGCCTTGGCATCCGATGAAGCACAATCAGATAACACGATTATTGATGGGTTGAAAACGGTAGAGAAAAAAGTAGAAGGTTTTCCGGAAAGCAACGTGAATGCAACATCATCTGAGGAACATAATTTCAAATTTTTATCAGGTGATAAAATAAGCCAAAAGGATGCCTTGAAGCAAAGTAAAGATTTATTTAATGTGAACAATGCGGACAAGCTTACCATAACCAAAAGCGGAAAAGGTGCAGATGTCCCTTTATACAGTGTTTCTTATAAAGATGGGGATAAAAATGGGTATTTAGACTTAGCACAGAAGGGCGGGAAGCCAATTTCACTAATAGTGGATCGACCTGTCAGTGAGAAACAAATCAGTTTACATGAAGGGTTGAACAAGGCAGAGAAGTACTTACAAACATACGATTTCGAAAATATGAAGATTTTTCAAAGTAGCCAATTTGATAATATAGGTGTCTATTCGTTCCTTTATAATGATGATGGTGT
Coding sequences within:
- a CDS encoding ABC transporter ATP-binding protein — translated: MLLEVDKLEKGFKTKRNNIFKVVRSINLELSAGDITAFLGPNGAGKTTTIKMIAGLIDPSGGDVLINGNSIIRKRSSALNYFGAVLEGNRNLYWRLTPLENFEYWAGIKGVPRSKALERGRELMCYFGLEDKLNTTVQQLSRGMQQQVAICTALIHSPPLLLLDEPTLGLDLNASDRIQALIKDLSSRHNVGILLTTHQMEVAERLSDHVVIINRGKIIKRGKTKDVLEHFNDRTYIFESEEPISDKLKRLLEPYNPEYINPASFKVLLYGLQTPYDIIRVLEPYPIVRFQKDSTDLATAFRYYTNNDELMIQGAEEDK
- a CDS encoding ABC transporter, which encodes MIRMILTAFIAEFHRNFIEFKRYPTEFISQVFLVVVIFYGLFLGGKYVTGGDILGDRLSAVIISYILWVLVLDAIGDMGFHISEESQNGTLEQIFLSPLGATLVLLLRNIANLFYIIFFIIIALICIMVLTGNYLSFSVIDVIPLLMAIGVAVGIGYLVASITIVFKRIDQFLNMLQFGLLFVIMTPFTDFDGAWGTIFMFIPFAPIVGLLKQMVIEGSTLFENGSLFWYGICNLLIWMGIGLFTFRLASNHARKMGTLGHY
- a CDS encoding metallophosphoesterase, giving the protein MIYLLFLVILLLLVFIMYMVYQAHHDTINYQTIHDTVQPIGFDNFRIFFISDIHRRIIRDATLESITEKMDIVIIGGDLTEKGVPLERTKTNIKKLKRWNAPIYFVWGNNDYEADYPSIAKLLSEEGVIILANTHTDITAENGDMLSILGLDCSYYREARMDLAMEHAKGDFYILATHAPRTFYDLEAEEQRKANLVLAGHTHGGQIRIAGFGPYQRGSFHKHHHSNVLVSEGYGYTRLPFRLGTNAECHVLTLKKQAK
- a CDS encoding genetic competence negative regulator; this encodes MRIERVSDSQFTIFLTFDDLVERGFTKDDLWEDVTGVRNLFSDMMYEASSELGFELEGMLLVQVHLMQAQGMHVIVTQKIENINWDEDFIEMKVTLDESKELIFSFDEFEDIIQVSSYLLAQSITGGQIYHMNERYYMLLEDVDLNKNNREHVIAIMSEFSSPSIITSTRLMEYGKIIMGTNAVKTIIDTFY
- a CDS encoding Glu/Leu/Phe/Val family dehydrogenase, encoding MVADKAADSTKEKSNQKMDVLSSTRTVVKNALDKLGYPDEVFELLKDPIRMMTVRIPVRMDDGSIKIFTGYRAQHNDAVGPTKGGVRFHPDVTETEVKALSIWMSLKAGIVDLPYGGGKGGIICDPREMSFRELEGLSRGYVRAISQIVGPNKDIPAPDVFTNSQIMAWMMDEYSRIDEFNSPGFITGKPIVLGGSHGRESATAKGVTIVINEAAKKKGIDVKGARVVVQGFGNAGSFLSKFLHDAGAKVVGISDAYGALHDPNGLDIDYLLDRRDSFGTVTKLFNNTITNEELLELDCDILVPAAVENQITEQNANNIKASIVVEAANGPTTLEATKILTERGILLVPDVLSSAGGVTVSYFEWVQNNQGYYWPEEEIEEKLQNIMVKSFNAIYDTAQTRRVDMRLAAYMIGVRKMAEAARFRGWV
- a CDS encoding YpdA family putative bacillithiol disulfide reductase, encoding MQKEDTIIIGGGPCGLSCAIELQNRGITPLIIEKENVVNTIYQFPTHQTFFSSSDRLEIGGNLFVTEKQKPVRVQALTYYRAVAERENIRINAFEKVIDIKKSTNGFDVTTEKDNGETRSYQANHVVIATGYYDQPNTMNIPGENLEKVRHYFKEAHPYFNKDVVVIGGKNSAVDATLELHKAGARVTVLYRGGTYSKSIKPWILPEFDSLVRKDIVHMDFNAHITEITEDAVYYMVDGETKKVDSDYVFAMTGYKPDHQLLKNSGITVNETNGKPQFDPDTMETNIPGIYVAGVVAAGYNNNEIFIENGRYHGEIIANSIINK
- a CDS encoding asparaginase, which produces MKNILIIHTGGTISMLENKETGEVTTTNKHPLSNIAYHFKSYANVDENIAFKLPSPQITPKHMLELATIIDQKSAVYDGIVVTHGTDTLEETAYFLDQVVQTDKPVILTGAMRSSNEIGSDALYNLISSLRVAVENAASQKGVLVVMNDEIHTAANVTKTSTSNVATFQSPQYGPIGIITKDAIIFHHTIIARHTYPINNVTKNVFLLKAFAGMDGQLIEAVQQTEPDGLVIEGLGQGNLPKDTITPIQALIKQQIPVILVSRCYQGIVQPTYGYDGGGKQLKEMGVILANGLTGPKARIKLLIALEQQQHDHDTLTNIFAE
- the prsW gene encoding glutamic-type intramembrane protease PrsW, whose amino-acid sequence is MFAILSAGIAPAFALMAFFYLKDRFTEPLGLIIRIFTYGALLVFPIMFLQYAFQAEGIVTSPVINSFILGGLIEEFFKWFIFIYVIYHHTEFDAHYDGIVYAVAISLGFATVENLLYLLTNGIGYAFSRALFPVSSHALFAVSMGYYFGKAKLNQQHRKRNMMFALVVPFLLHGTYNYILKTITSDWLFLLIPFMIVLWVYSLRKVKIANQQPTHNLILQEKQRA
- the sleB gene encoding spore cortex-lytic enzyme, with translation MTFKKMSLLFIIICFFTIGLQTSQNPNVVHAFSNQVIQHGASGEDVIELQARLQYLGFYNGNIDGVFGWGTYWALRNFQYEFGMDIDGLAGKTTKQKLVKASEYDKQYVHEQINKGNDFTNYGGVDKEKQTKPKAKPNQSANKPNTNTDQTSTTAVNVPQGYSQNDIKLLANAVHGESRGEPYIGQVAVAAVILNRVESSTFPDTVSGVIFEPRAFTAVADGQIWLTPNETSKQAVLDALNGWDPTGNALYYFNPNTATSAWIWSRPQIKKIGKHIFCK
- the ypeB gene encoding germination protein YpeB, whose protein sequence is MIRWILITVLTIGLIGVGVWGYQEHREKNAVLIQAENTYQRSFHELSYHMDLLNDKIGTALAMNSRDTLSPQLVEIWRITSDALSNVGQLPLSLLPFNKTEEFLSNIGDFTYKTAVRDLGEEPLSDKETKTLESLYKQSGDLTKELRQVQHVVLDNNLRWMDVQLALASDEAQSDNTIIDGLKTVEKKVEGFPESNVNATSSEEHNFKFLSGDKISQKDALKQSKDLFNVNNADKLTITKSGKGADVPLYSVSYKDGDKNGYLDLAQKGGKPISLIVDRPVSEKQISLHEGLNKAEKYLQTYDFENMKIFQSSQFDNIGVYSFLYNDDGVRIYSDSIEVKVGLDKGDVLGFTARNYYMNHADRDIPEPKISKKEAKKKVNPEVKINEEHLAVIDNDIGEEVLTYEFLGVLGNDTYRIFVNAMNGTEEKVEKLGGTELKFAGNF